The Longimicrobium sp. genome has a window encoding:
- a CDS encoding NYN domain-containing protein codes for MNNPYNSWSPQGQPMQPPTRSAALLIDFDNVTLGAHGDLGRELQTLLNNEVFRGKIAVRRAYGDWRRYPNYVVPLTEANIDMIWAPSWGSSKKNTTDLRMAMDAMELCFTRPEMGTFILLTGDSDFSSCVMKLKEYGKYVIGVGMKESASDLIVKNCDEYYSYHALTGLSRANMGEGPTEDPWVLVGRAARMMTTRGDSMRVDRLKQVMIELDPGFDEKNAGFGKFSKFVQRAGERGLIRLRRDDAGQFEVIAVEDEGTGSGFASPVAPPRDRDRERDRDRVRGRGRDRDRGRGRPDRPRFADAPAGDAGAATDEPDLDFTVEVPRPAAAAEAPPVDRAAELDAAPLPPRAAPAAEAAPAAAPAGGRGRGRGRGRAAAPGITPPLLPGQVLDLTEVAGAPAAPAAETPAPVAETAAPAPAAEAAPQAPAAPQAPRAEAPAAEAAAPAARAEAPAAGRAADPLRNAYSLLQHATRALVRGPGQAARDGDVKRRMIEMQGDFDEAPLGFSKFSRFLRQAHEDNVIDLRNVAEGRYEVALPAGGGRLPAPVLTAAAEGVAPAAAADTAAAPEAAPAGRGRGRGRGRGAAAGAPPLLPGQVPGGDAAAEAPVARVEEAPAPAPAAPAPAPVAAEPAAPAPAPAAPAEVAARGGARGRGRGGRGAPSGPPPLLPGQVIDVAGLATAAPQPEPAPAAEAPAAQPAAAGFEFPTDRDGALAYLGAYKGVGRKTAEALVDTFGENVFRALEEDPGAVRQLLGDRRSGTVLDQFAADPNRAQAPEAQPEAAHTDSPEPVADTTAADTPSADTTSADVSAGEASAAAEPTGDEGGEEDARPARRSRGRRGGRGRGRAAGEESVAALAEEYLGDTDPTLVGDVTATVVPGETAAETPAALAEEVIGDTDPTLVGEAVTDLEPAPPVRARRGRGRGRARVDEALSPAALADEVVGDTDPTLLGTAVVTEDAPVVDAAEPAPRRRGRGRARAAEAAPAAEAPAPAAEAPAPPAKAVKAPAAKRGRGRPRAAAAPPPGEAPAPEAPAPTPPAPEGDAAARRGRRGGRGRGRARGGNGTPAE; via the coding sequence ATGAACAATCCATACAACAGCTGGTCCCCGCAGGGACAGCCCATGCAGCCGCCCACGCGCAGCGCGGCGCTGCTGATCGACTTCGACAACGTGACCCTCGGCGCCCACGGCGACCTGGGGCGCGAGCTGCAGACCCTACTCAACAACGAGGTGTTCCGCGGCAAGATCGCGGTGCGCCGCGCCTACGGCGACTGGCGGCGGTACCCCAACTACGTGGTGCCGCTCACCGAGGCCAACATCGACATGATCTGGGCGCCCTCGTGGGGGTCGTCCAAGAAGAACACGACGGACCTGCGCATGGCGATGGACGCGATGGAGCTCTGCTTCACGCGGCCCGAGATGGGCACCTTCATCCTGCTGACCGGCGACTCCGACTTCTCGAGCTGCGTGATGAAGCTCAAGGAGTACGGCAAGTACGTGATCGGCGTGGGGATGAAGGAGTCGGCCAGCGACCTGATCGTCAAGAACTGCGACGAGTACTACTCGTACCACGCCCTCACCGGCCTGTCGCGCGCCAACATGGGCGAGGGGCCCACCGAGGACCCGTGGGTGCTGGTGGGCCGCGCGGCGCGCATGATGACCACGCGCGGCGACTCGATGCGTGTGGACCGCCTCAAGCAGGTGATGATCGAACTGGACCCCGGCTTCGACGAGAAGAACGCGGGCTTCGGCAAGTTCAGCAAGTTCGTGCAGCGCGCGGGAGAGCGCGGCCTGATCCGCCTGCGCCGCGACGACGCCGGGCAGTTCGAGGTGATCGCGGTGGAGGATGAAGGCACCGGCAGCGGATTCGCGTCGCCGGTGGCGCCGCCGCGCGACCGGGATCGCGAGCGTGACCGGGACCGCGTGCGCGGCCGTGGGCGCGACCGCGACCGTGGCCGGGGCCGCCCGGACCGCCCGCGCTTCGCCGACGCCCCCGCCGGAGACGCGGGTGCCGCGACGGACGAGCCGGATCTCGACTTCACGGTCGAAGTCCCGCGCCCGGCCGCCGCCGCCGAGGCGCCCCCGGTGGACCGCGCCGCGGAGCTGGATGCCGCTCCGCTTCCCCCGCGCGCCGCTCCCGCCGCGGAGGCCGCTCCTGCCGCCGCTCCAGCTGGGGGTCGTGGGCGGGGACGTGGCCGTGGCCGCGCCGCCGCTCCGGGGATCACGCCGCCGCTCCTTCCGGGGCAGGTGCTGGACCTGACCGAGGTCGCCGGTGCCCCCGCAGCTCCGGCTGCGGAGACGCCTGCTCCGGTCGCCGAGACCGCTGCCCCGGCGCCCGCCGCCGAGGCTGCTCCGCAAGCGCCGGCCGCTCCCCAGGCGCCGCGCGCGGAAGCTCCCGCCGCTGAGGCTGCCGCTCCCGCCGCGCGGGCCGAGGCTCCGGCGGCGGGCCGCGCCGCTGACCCGCTGCGCAACGCGTACTCGCTCCTCCAGCACGCCACGCGCGCGCTGGTCCGCGGCCCCGGCCAGGCCGCGCGCGACGGTGACGTCAAGCGCCGTATGATCGAGATGCAGGGGGATTTCGACGAGGCGCCGCTCGGCTTCAGCAAGTTCAGCCGCTTCCTGCGCCAGGCCCACGAAGACAACGTGATCGATCTGCGCAACGTGGCGGAAGGCCGCTACGAGGTGGCGCTCCCGGCCGGCGGCGGCCGTCTCCCGGCACCGGTGCTGACCGCGGCTGCCGAGGGCGTTGCTCCGGCGGCCGCCGCCGACACCGCCGCGGCTCCCGAGGCGGCTCCGGCCGGCCGCGGGCGCGGGCGGGGCCGTGGACGTGGCGCGGCGGCAGGTGCTCCGCCGCTCCTCCCCGGCCAGGTGCCGGGCGGGGACGCAGCCGCCGAGGCACCGGTGGCGCGCGTGGAAGAGGCACCGGCTCCCGCTCCGGCGGCGCCGGCACCCGCACCGGTCGCTGCCGAGCCGGCCGCACCGGCGCCCGCGCCCGCGGCTCCGGCCGAGGTGGCGGCGCGTGGTGGGGCGCGTGGACGTGGACGCGGGGGGCGTGGTGCGCCCTCCGGCCCGCCGCCGCTTCTTCCGGGGCAGGTGATCGACGTGGCAGGGCTGGCCACGGCCGCCCCGCAGCCCGAGCCCGCCCCGGCGGCCGAGGCTCCCGCGGCGCAGCCCGCCGCGGCCGGCTTCGAGTTCCCCACCGACCGCGACGGCGCGCTTGCGTACCTGGGCGCTTACAAGGGCGTGGGGCGCAAGACGGCCGAGGCGCTGGTGGACACCTTTGGCGAGAACGTCTTCCGCGCGCTCGAGGAAGATCCCGGCGCCGTCCGCCAGCTCCTGGGCGACCGCCGTTCGGGCACCGTGCTCGACCAGTTCGCCGCCGATCCCAACCGTGCGCAGGCCCCGGAGGCTCAGCCGGAAGCCGCGCACACGGACTCCCCGGAACCGGTCGCCGATACAACGGCTGCCGATACACCGAGTGCCGATACAACGTCTGCCGATGTATCGGCCGGCGAAGCATCGGCCGCCGCGGAGCCCACGGGCGACGAGGGCGGGGAGGAGGACGCCCGTCCCGCGCGCCGTTCGCGCGGACGCCGAGGTGGACGCGGGCGTGGGCGCGCCGCGGGCGAGGAGAGCGTCGCCGCGCTGGCGGAGGAGTACCTCGGCGACACCGACCCCACGCTGGTGGGCGACGTGACCGCTACGGTGGTTCCCGGCGAGACCGCCGCGGAGACGCCTGCGGCGCTCGCCGAAGAGGTGATCGGCGACACCGACCCCACGCTGGTGGGCGAGGCGGTGACCGACCTGGAGCCCGCGCCGCCCGTCCGTGCCCGTCGCGGCCGGGGCCGGGGCCGTGCGCGCGTGGACGAGGCGCTCAGCCCCGCCGCGCTCGCCGACGAGGTGGTGGGCGACACCGATCCCACGCTGCTGGGCACGGCGGTGGTCACGGAGGATGCACCCGTGGTCGACGCGGCGGAACCGGCGCCGCGCCGCCGGGGCCGAGGCCGTGCGCGCGCCGCCGAAGCCGCTCCGGCGGCCGAGGCACCCGCTCCGGCCGCGGAGGCTCCCGCGCCGCCGGCGAAAGCCGTGAAGGCACCCGCGGCTAAGCGCGGTCGTGGGCGGCCCCGTGCCGCGGCCGCTCCGCCTCCGGGTGAAGCGCCCGCGCCGGAGGCTCCGGCGCCCACTCCTCCCGCGCCCGAGGGTGACGCCGCCGCGCGTCGTGGGCGCCGGGGCGGGCGGGGGCGTGGCCGTGCGCGTGGCGGCAACGGCACGCCGGCGGAGTGA
- a CDS encoding TonB-dependent receptor, with translation MKILVRLMIPALLALAASASAQERPVAGIQGRVVAAETSRPLAGVAVVARLPADTAAVGRGVAGADGRYRITGLAPGSYVVRATHTGRQTTQSEPVVVSAGLADAGDLKMAAVVALEGLQVRAERPPVVHAEDRNVYSVRDMPAAVGGAADVMRTLPELEVDLNGNIKMVGNRPVTIHINGRPSPLRGEALTEFIRNLPADRIDRIEVIPNPSVRFEGGDGAIVNIVLRKGVELGLGGSVSLNAATRGGNGLSGQIAYQRGKLTLFGGGSSRLMNYDDASRELRQNLLATPVTFLDQDRRGSGDNFHGSADLTAELTVGPIETLWASASTYLGGWGNESFSHNQILDADSTPTRIYDRVGDYESDFLATDLGLGFRRIVEAQRHELSIEVRRSGSGDESSGRVEEITTMRAVETGDPLSELRLTGGGEDRTSLTAKADYMRPLPGKGGRLEMGVRTSLEDQANEQTMRHFAPFDAGDPRQVTDVSYTFGQAQHSAYTNVSHKIGRLSLQGGLRAEMTSLDLAPRLENAQPGFERDFFSLLPSANLSFEFKPGRTMRVNYSRRERRPWIWDLNPYVTQSDPLNVRLGNPDLEPAATHSLGGDLSWRTRVATLRLAPYFRRTSNEVEYIRTVSAAGVSTTIPQNLAVVETYGGSLNASLTPARWGNASASVGASHDERDAGALGSAYSRSGSNYFFTANSTLQPGRGWGIQASVRVNSARESVQGRYSSTPWTELGVRKELFNRKASMNIRFADPFDIYRTRFTSRDPSFAGTSQSRSSWGGRSASLSLTYRFGKPPERKSTQTDGPPTGGGGPP, from the coding sequence ATGAAAATCCTCGTTCGGCTGATGATCCCGGCTCTGCTCGCGCTGGCGGCCAGCGCTTCGGCGCAGGAGCGCCCCGTGGCCGGCATCCAGGGGCGCGTGGTGGCGGCGGAGACGTCGCGGCCGCTGGCGGGGGTGGCGGTCGTGGCGCGGCTGCCGGCGGACACGGCGGCGGTGGGGCGTGGCGTGGCCGGAGCGGACGGGCGCTACCGGATCACGGGGCTCGCGCCGGGGAGCTACGTGGTGCGCGCCACCCACACCGGCCGCCAGACCACGCAGTCGGAGCCGGTCGTCGTCTCCGCGGGATTGGCGGACGCGGGCGACCTGAAGATGGCCGCCGTGGTGGCGCTGGAGGGGCTGCAGGTGCGTGCCGAGCGGCCTCCCGTGGTCCACGCCGAGGACCGCAACGTGTACAGCGTCAGGGACATGCCCGCGGCGGTCGGCGGCGCGGCGGACGTGATGCGCACGCTGCCCGAGCTGGAAGTGGACCTCAACGGCAACATCAAGATGGTGGGGAACCGCCCCGTCACCATCCACATCAACGGCCGCCCCTCCCCCCTGCGCGGCGAGGCGCTCACCGAGTTCATCCGCAACCTCCCCGCGGACCGCATCGACCGCATCGAAGTGATACCCAACCCCTCCGTGCGCTTCGAGGGCGGCGACGGGGCCATCGTCAACATCGTGCTGCGCAAGGGCGTGGAGCTGGGGCTGGGCGGGAGCGTGTCGCTGAACGCCGCCACCCGTGGCGGCAACGGCCTCTCGGGGCAGATCGCCTACCAGCGCGGCAAGCTGACGCTGTTCGGCGGCGGGTCCAGCCGGCTGATGAACTACGACGACGCGTCGCGCGAGCTGCGGCAGAACCTCCTCGCCACGCCCGTCACCTTCCTGGACCAGGACCGGCGCGGCTCCGGCGACAACTTCCACGGAAGCGCGGACCTGACGGCCGAGCTCACCGTGGGGCCCATCGAGACGCTCTGGGCCTCCGCCAGCACGTACCTGGGAGGGTGGGGCAACGAGAGCTTCTCGCACAACCAGATCCTGGACGCGGACAGCACCCCCACGCGCATCTACGACCGGGTGGGCGACTACGAGAGCGACTTCCTGGCGACGGACCTGGGGTTGGGCTTCCGGCGCATCGTGGAGGCGCAGCGGCACGAGCTCTCGATCGAAGTGCGCAGGAGCGGGTCCGGCGACGAGAGCAGCGGGCGCGTGGAGGAGATCACCACCATGCGCGCGGTGGAGACCGGCGACCCCCTCTCCGAGCTGCGCCTGACGGGCGGCGGCGAGGACCGCACGAGCCTCACCGCCAAGGCGGACTACATGCGCCCGCTGCCGGGGAAGGGCGGCCGCCTGGAGATGGGGGTGCGCACCAGCCTCGAAGACCAGGCGAACGAGCAGACGATGCGCCACTTCGCCCCCTTCGATGCGGGCGATCCGCGCCAGGTGACGGACGTGTCGTACACCTTTGGGCAGGCGCAGCACTCGGCCTACACCAACGTGAGCCACAAAATCGGGCGCCTCTCGCTGCAGGGCGGCCTCCGCGCGGAGATGACGAGCCTGGATCTGGCGCCGCGGCTGGAGAACGCGCAGCCGGGCTTCGAGCGCGACTTCTTCTCCCTCCTCCCCAGCGCCAACCTGAGCTTCGAATTCAAGCCGGGGCGCACGATGCGGGTCAACTACTCCCGCCGGGAGCGCCGGCCCTGGATCTGGGACCTCAACCCGTACGTCACGCAGAGCGATCCGCTGAACGTGCGCCTGGGGAACCCCGACTTGGAGCCCGCCGCCACCCACTCGCTCGGCGGCGACCTGAGCTGGCGCACGCGCGTGGCCACGCTGCGCCTGGCGCCGTACTTCCGCCGCACCAGCAACGAAGTGGAGTACATCCGCACGGTGAGCGCCGCGGGGGTGTCCACGACGATCCCGCAGAACCTCGCCGTCGTGGAGACCTACGGCGGCAGCCTCAACGCGTCGCTGACGCCGGCGCGCTGGGGGAACGCGTCGGCCTCGGTGGGCGCGAGCCACGACGAGCGCGATGCCGGTGCCCTGGGGAGCGCCTATTCGCGGAGCGGGAGCAACTACTTCTTCACCGCCAACTCCACCCTGCAGCCGGGGCGCGGGTGGGGGATCCAGGCCTCGGTGCGGGTCAACTCGGCGCGCGAGTCGGTGCAGGGGCGCTATTCCTCGACGCCGTGGACGGAGCTGGGCGTCCGCAAGGAGCTGTTCAACCGCAAGGCGTCGATGAACATCCGGTTCGCGGACCCGTTCGACATCTACCGCACGCGGTTCACCTCGCGCGATCCCAGCTTCGCGGGAACTTCGCAGAGCCGCTCCTCGTGGGGCGGGCGCAGTGCTAGCCTGAGCCTCACCTACCGCTTCGGCAAGCCACCGGAGCGCAAGAGCACGCAAACGGACGGTCCGCCGACGGGTGGCGGCGGACCTCCCTGA
- a CDS encoding inositol monophosphatase family protein, protein MKDRDNLMDFAVRTATGAGEITLEHYGRAAVEFKGDGSEVTIADRAAEEFIRAALRDAFPDDGIVGEEGEDVPSKSGRRWIVDPIDGTRSFSSAVPLYAVLIALEEEGVPTLGCCHFPVLKETLVASDGAGAWLNGRPARVSECDDLSDARLVTSGYEYWRDRSTDEDRAGFNRLLRATRFARTWGDGYGYFLVATGRVDLLCDPISGSYWDYAPMNAILRESGGRYTQFDGSPVGAWTQALATNGRLHTAAAGVLRG, encoded by the coding sequence ATGAAAGACCGCGACAACCTGATGGACTTCGCCGTACGCACCGCGACCGGCGCGGGGGAGATCACGCTGGAGCACTACGGGCGCGCCGCCGTCGAGTTCAAGGGCGACGGGAGCGAGGTGACGATCGCGGACCGCGCGGCGGAGGAGTTCATCCGCGCCGCCCTGCGCGACGCCTTCCCCGACGACGGCATCGTGGGCGAGGAGGGGGAGGACGTGCCCTCGAAGAGCGGGCGCCGGTGGATCGTGGATCCCATCGACGGCACTCGCTCGTTCAGCTCCGCCGTGCCGCTCTACGCCGTGCTGATCGCGCTGGAGGAGGAGGGCGTGCCGACGCTGGGCTGCTGCCACTTCCCCGTCCTTAAGGAGACGCTCGTCGCCTCGGACGGCGCCGGGGCGTGGCTGAACGGCCGCCCCGCCCGCGTCTCCGAGTGCGACGACCTGAGCGACGCGCGGCTCGTGACGAGCGGCTACGAGTACTGGCGCGACCGCTCTACAGACGAGGATCGCGCCGGCTTCAACCGCCTGCTGCGCGCCACCCGCTTCGCCCGCACCTGGGGCGACGGCTACGGCTACTTCCTGGTGGCCACGGGTCGCGTGGACCTCCTCTGCGACCCCATCTCCGGCTCGTACTGGGACTACGCGCCCATGAACGCCATCCTGCGCGAGTCCGGCGGCCGCTACACCCAGTTCGACGGCTCCCCAGTCGGCGCCTGGACCCAGGCGCTCGCCACCAACGGGCGGCTGCACACGGCGGCGGCGGGGGTGCTGCGGGGGTAG
- a CDS encoding DNA-3-methyladenine glycosylase, protein MHDGIERSAASGSARARRSAVVEPAPLPLSFYDRPAGVVAREMLGALIVSEVGGRRVAGEIVETEAYTGPDDEASHAHIRFGRTERNDPMFGRAGTAYVYLIYGMHWCINVATGAEGFPAAVLIRAARPVEGIDVARERRPGRPDHELMRGPGNLARALAIDRAQNRGLVDGPPLWFAPGASIPDAEVAAGPRIGIKRAADAPLRFWVRGSIWVSGKR, encoded by the coding sequence ATGCACGACGGCATTGAACGGAGCGCCGCGTCCGGGTCCGCCCGGGCGCGGCGCTCCGCCGTTGTGGAGCCGGCGCCGCTCCCCCTCTCCTTCTACGACCGCCCCGCCGGCGTCGTCGCGCGCGAGATGCTGGGCGCGCTGATCGTGTCGGAGGTGGGAGGGCGGCGCGTGGCGGGGGAGATCGTGGAGACGGAGGCGTACACCGGGCCGGACGACGAGGCCTCGCACGCGCACATCCGCTTCGGGCGCACGGAGCGCAACGACCCGATGTTCGGGCGCGCCGGCACCGCGTACGTGTACCTGATCTACGGGATGCACTGGTGCATCAACGTAGCGACGGGCGCGGAAGGCTTCCCCGCAGCGGTGCTGATCCGCGCCGCGCGTCCAGTGGAGGGGATCGACGTCGCCCGCGAGCGGCGCCCCGGCCGGCCCGACCACGAGCTGATGCGCGGTCCGGGCAACCTGGCCCGCGCCCTCGCCATCGACCGCGCGCAGAACCGCGGGCTGGTGGACGGTCCGCCCCTCTGGTTCGCCCCCGGCGCATCCATCCCGGATGCCGAGGTGGCGGCGGGCCCGCGCATCGGGATCAAGCGCGCCGCGGATGCGCCGCTGCGGTTCTGGGTGCGCGGGAGCATCTGGGTTTCGGGGAAGCGATAA
- a CDS encoding YraN family protein encodes MSNKPLGDRGEEIAALHLARAGWTVTHRNFRLGHKEIDLVARRGEVVAFVEVKTRAGLGYGHPLESITAKKRREIAQVAGAWIERFGADGDVYRFDAVAVLVRGSEPEVEHVEDAWRM; translated from the coding sequence TTGTCCAACAAGCCCCTGGGCGACCGCGGCGAGGAGATCGCGGCGCTCCACCTGGCCCGCGCCGGCTGGACGGTGACGCACCGCAACTTCCGGCTGGGGCACAAGGAGATCGACCTCGTCGCGCGCCGCGGCGAGGTCGTCGCGTTCGTGGAGGTGAAGACGCGCGCCGGGCTCGGCTACGGACACCCGCTGGAGTCCATCACGGCAAAGAAGCGCCGCGAGATCGCCCAGGTCGCGGGTGCCTGGATCGAGCGCTTCGGCGCGGACGGCGACGTGTACCGCTTCGACGCCGTGGCCGTGCTGGTGCGCGGCAGTGAGCCGGAGGTGGAGCACGTGGAGGATGCGTGGCGGATGTGA
- the glp gene encoding gephyrin-like molybdotransferase Glp: MSAERAADWLSAAEALRAILGGVAPLEAEERPLLDALGYVLAEDVSSTVDLPPWDNSAMDGFAVRAEDVRGASSARPVVLRVVDDVPAGRFAAHPVGPGEAIRIMTGAPVPDGADGVIRVEHTDGGSGIGTAEGRVAILSDADAGRNVRPRGEDVRRGSVVLRAGAVLRAAEIGVAASLGRARLRVVRRPVVAVLASGDELVPVEEFAEVEAGRRIVSSNSYSLAAALAEAGMEARVLGIAPDAPAGLREHLERARGCDAVITTAGISVGEHDHVRRVMAELDTEVEFWRVRIRPGSAMAFGRVGALGGIPWFGLPGNPVSTGVTFELFVRPALMRMCGRIRIHSPTRYAVLRDAYPMRGELMHFPRVSLRREADTTWVARLTGSQSSGVSSSLAAADGLALIPPGPGPRAGHMVRVVWIGGAPLVEEPPFNDDDC; encoded by the coding sequence ATGAGCGCTGAGCGGGCGGCGGACTGGCTCTCCGCAGCGGAGGCGCTGCGGGCGATCCTCGGGGGGGTGGCGCCGCTGGAGGCGGAGGAGCGGCCGCTGCTCGACGCGCTCGGCTACGTGCTGGCGGAGGACGTGTCGTCCACCGTCGACCTGCCGCCGTGGGACAACAGCGCGATGGATGGATTCGCGGTGCGCGCGGAGGACGTGCGCGGCGCATCGTCCGCGCGCCCGGTGGTGCTGCGCGTCGTCGATGACGTCCCAGCCGGCCGCTTTGCCGCGCACCCCGTCGGACCGGGTGAGGCGATCCGCATCATGACCGGCGCGCCCGTACCCGACGGCGCGGACGGCGTGATCCGCGTGGAGCACACCGACGGCGGCTCCGGGATCGGGACGGCGGAGGGCCGCGTCGCCATCCTCTCCGATGCGGATGCGGGGCGCAACGTTCGCCCCCGCGGCGAGGACGTGCGGCGGGGCTCGGTGGTGCTGCGCGCCGGGGCCGTGCTGCGCGCGGCGGAGATCGGCGTGGCCGCGTCGCTGGGCCGCGCGCGGCTGCGGGTGGTGCGGCGCCCCGTCGTCGCCGTGCTCGCCTCGGGCGACGAGCTGGTGCCGGTGGAGGAGTTCGCGGAGGTGGAGGCCGGGCGGCGCATCGTATCCTCCAACAGCTACTCGCTCGCCGCCGCCCTCGCGGAGGCGGGGATGGAGGCGCGCGTCCTCGGCATCGCGCCGGACGCGCCCGCCGGGCTGCGCGAGCACCTGGAGCGCGCGCGCGGATGCGACGCCGTCATCACCACCGCCGGCATCAGCGTGGGCGAGCACGACCACGTGCGGCGCGTGATGGCGGAGCTGGACACGGAGGTGGAGTTCTGGCGCGTGCGCATCCGCCCCGGCTCGGCGATGGCCTTCGGGCGGGTGGGTGCGCTCGGCGGGATCCCCTGGTTCGGGCTGCCGGGCAACCCGGTCTCCACCGGCGTCACGTTCGAGCTCTTCGTGCGCCCCGCCCTCATGCGCATGTGCGGCCGCATACGCATCCACTCGCCCACGCGGTACGCGGTGCTGCGCGACGCCTACCCCATGCGCGGCGAGCTGATGCACTTCCCCCGCGTCTCGCTCCGGCGGGAGGCGGACACCACCTGGGTCGCGCGCCTCACGGGCTCGCAGAGCTCCGGCGTCTCCAGCTCCCTCGCCGCGGCGGACGGCCTCGCGCTGATCCCACCCGGCCCTGGCCCTCGCGCCGGCCACATGGTGCGCGTCGTCTGGATCGGGGGGGCGCCGCTGGTGGAGGAGCCGCCGTTCAACGACGATGATTGCTGA
- a CDS encoding molybdenum cofactor guanylyltransferase, translating into MADVNGGEWGMGKGESFLGAILAGGASRRFGAPKALAEVGGRRIVERVRDALLDAGAEVVVIANDASLFADLGVERRADDVAGVGPLAGIVAAVRWAAERRCAGALCVACDMPFVPAALLRRIAEGARPAIVVPESRGRRGVEPLCAWYPVECLSTAERMIAEGSWALHPLLKRFPAERVPLAEVERFGDPEVLFLNVNTPADHELAERIAADVPA; encoded by the coding sequence GTGGCGGATGTGAACGGCGGGGAATGGGGAATGGGGAAGGGGGAATCGTTCCTCGGGGCGATCCTGGCGGGCGGGGCGAGCCGGAGGTTCGGGGCGCCAAAGGCGCTCGCGGAGGTGGGCGGGCGACGGATCGTGGAGCGGGTGCGCGATGCTTTGCTGGATGCGGGGGCGGAGGTGGTGGTGATCGCGAACGATGCTTCCCTGTTCGCGGATCTCGGGGTGGAGCGGCGGGCGGATGATGTGGCCGGCGTCGGGCCGCTGGCGGGGATCGTCGCGGCGGTGAGGTGGGCGGCGGAGCGGCGCTGCGCGGGCGCGCTGTGCGTGGCGTGCGACATGCCTTTTGTGCCGGCGGCGCTGCTGCGGCGGATCGCGGAGGGTGCGCGGCCCGCGATCGTCGTGCCGGAGAGCCGGGGGCGGCGCGGGGTGGAGCCGCTCTGCGCGTGGTATCCGGTGGAGTGCCTCTCCACCGCGGAGCGGATGATCGCGGAGGGGTCGTGGGCGCTGCACCCGCTCCTGAAGCGCTTTCCCGCCGAGCGCGTGCCGCTGGCGGAGGTGGAGCGGTTTGGTGATCCGGAGGTCCTCTTCCTCAACGTCAACACCCCCGCGGACCACGAGCTTGCCGAACGAATCGCGGCCGATGTCCCGGCCTGA
- the mobB gene encoding molybdopterin-guanine dinucleotide biosynthesis protein B gives MSRPEIPPAVAIVGKKNSGKTTLVVALAARLKRAGYRVATIKHGHHAFESDEPGRDSWRHFNEGEAEASIMCGSGKVALTMRIDGEPDPAQLIRDFYAGRGYDVVLVEGFKHRPLPKIEIFRRGVHAHPVHEPGSPDVLAFVTDDLELEMRAASAGSAVIPLDHVGTHVDAVARLIERSVIGHER, from the coding sequence ATGTCCCGGCCTGAGATCCCCCCCGCCGTCGCCATCGTCGGGAAGAAGAACAGCGGCAAGACGACGCTCGTGGTCGCGCTCGCGGCCCGGCTGAAGCGCGCCGGCTACCGCGTGGCCACCATCAAGCACGGCCACCACGCCTTCGAGTCCGACGAGCCCGGCCGCGACAGCTGGCGCCACTTCAACGAGGGCGAGGCCGAGGCCAGCATCATGTGCGGCTCCGGCAAGGTGGCGCTGACGATGCGCATCGACGGCGAGCCCGACCCCGCGCAGCTCATCCGCGACTTCTACGCGGGGCGCGGCTACGACGTGGTGCTGGTGGAAGGCTTCAAGCACCGTCCGCTTCCGAAAATCGAGATCTTTCGCCGCGGCGTGCACGCGCACCCGGTCCACGAGCCGGGCAGTCCCGACGTGCTCGCCTTCGTCACCGACGACCTGGAGCTGGAGATGCGCGCCGCCTCGGCCGGCTCCGCCGTCATCCCGCTCGACCACGTGGGGACGCACGTGGACGCGGTGGCGCGGTTGATCGAACGCAGCGTGATCGGCCATGAGCGCTGA
- a CDS encoding ABC transporter ATP-binding protein, translating into MISIEKLTVRYGSTPVLNGVDLVVDGGQVHGLAGRNGAGKTTLLDALYGFVRPSGGVIRFRGEPLRSREVVGYLPAQSFFYPKITGREYLGVFRGGDAGFDVAEWNRVFDLPLDRLVETYSLGMRKKLALLGVLSLGRPVLILDEPFNGLDLETNQILTRLFRELADAGHTVLLTSHILASLTTGCDAVHLLSAGRIERTFRAGEFDGIEAHLLDGEVAGKLELVRRLVDRGG; encoded by the coding sequence ATGATCTCGATTGAGAAGCTGACCGTGCGCTATGGGTCGACGCCCGTGCTGAACGGCGTCGACCTCGTGGTGGATGGCGGGCAGGTGCACGGGCTCGCCGGCCGCAACGGCGCGGGGAAGACGACGCTGCTGGACGCGCTCTACGGCTTCGTGCGCCCGAGCGGCGGCGTGATCCGCTTTCGTGGCGAGCCGCTGCGCAGCCGCGAGGTGGTGGGCTACCTTCCCGCGCAGAGCTTCTTCTATCCGAAGATCACGGGGCGGGAGTACCTGGGCGTCTTTCGCGGGGGCGACGCCGGCTTCGACGTGGCGGAGTGGAACCGCGTCTTCGACCTCCCGCTCGACCGGCTGGTGGAGACGTACTCGCTGGGGATGCGCAAGAAGCTGGCGCTGCTTGGGGTGCTGAGCCTGGGCCGGCCGGTGCTCATCCTGGACGAGCCGTTCAACGGGCTGGACCTGGAGACGAACCAGATCCTCACCCGCCTCTTCCGCGAGCTGGCGGACGCGGGGCACACGGTGCTCCTCACCTCGCACATCCTCGCCTCGCTCACCACCGGCTGCGACGCCGTGCACCTGCTGTCGGCGGGGCGAATCGAGCGCACCTTTCGCGCGGGCGAGTTCGATGGGATCGAGGCGCACCTGCTGGATGGGGAGGTTGCCGGAAAGCTGGAGCTGGTGCGGAGGCTGGTGGATCGCGGCGGGTGA